The genomic stretch CATGCGAGCGCGGTGAAACGATTAAGTCTCGAAACGGAACTGCGGAATGCGCTTGAAAATAAAGAATTCAGAGTGCACTACCAACCGATTATACGGCTCATTGACAAGAAAATATGCGGTTTTGAAGCGCTCGTACGATGGGAACGGCCACACTTCGGACTTGTTCCCCCGGCGGAATTTATCGTGGTGGCGGAAGAAACCGGCCTGATTCTTCCTATGAATCGCTGGTTGCGGGTGGAAGCATGCCGGAAGATGCGAGAGTGGCAATTGCAATTCCCCTCTGATCCGCCGCTCAGCTTGAGCCTCAACGTTACGGCCAAAGAATTTGCCTATAGCGGTTTGCTGCCGGAAATCACTCAGGCGTTACAGGAGACAGGCTTCTCAGCTGGCAGCTTGCACCTGGAGATTGTGGAAACCGTCGCCATGGCTGACCCCAACAAATCGGAGGGCATACTTTGCCAGGCGAAGGCGTTGGGTGTTGGATTGAGCATTGACGATTTCGGGACCGGACTCTCGTCGCTCAGCCGGCTGCGGCATTTCCCCGTAGATATCCTGAAGATTGACCGCGCCTTTGTATCCCACATGGATACCGACGCCGACAACCGGGCGATCGTTCGCACCATCATTGGCTTGGCACACAGTTTCGGACTGAAAGTCGTAGCCGAAGGCACGGAGACCATCGAGGAGGTCAACGAGCTGATTGCGCTGGGTTGCGAGTTTGCGCAGGGCTACTTGTTCTCGCGTCCTGTGGATGAGACGGCAGCTACGCAATTGTTGGCCAATGGCCTGGGGCTGAAGAAAGCGGCGAAAGCGGCGAGCGCCACGGTTCAGGCTCCGTCATTGCCGGTCCGAAATCCGCGCTAGCTCGTACCCGCCTTCCCTCAAAATAACGCTGACGTTATCTCTTGCATCCGCGGCGCAGCCGGGATAGCCTCAACATTCTCAACCGGCACCTACACTTCCAAATGGCACCAGAACTTGAGCAGACCGCCATACACCAGGGAGCACCCGTAAAGGTATGGGGAATTGGCTCTGATGGCAAACCGTTCAATGTGAATGTGGTGGCAAATGAATTGAGTTTCCATGGCGCGCGCCTCGATGGAATTGACTGTATAAAAACCTCCGGCGACGCCATTTGGGTGCAGTACGAAAGTCAGAAGGCCCGTTTTCGGGTGATATGGGTCTCGAAATCTTCCCCGAAATCGCAGGTCGGAATAAGACCCGTGGAACCGGAAAAATGTATTTGGCCGGAGCAGCTTTGGGCGGTCAAGAGAGATGAAAGCTACATCGGTGTTCTTACCAGCTCGGATACTCCGCAACGTGAGCGGCGGCAGTATGTCCGCTATCGCTCAGCTGGAGATGTGGGATTTCGTACCCCCGGTGCGGAGCGGTACATTTGGGGTAAGTTGGGGGAGATCAGTCTGGGCGGCTGTTATGTGGAGGTTTCGACTCCAGTGGCCGTAGGTACTGTGCTGGAAATATCGCTCCGGGTCGGCGATAAGGAGATGGCATTTAACGGCGAAGTACGCATGTCGGTTGCGTCTCTTGGTATGGGACTGGAGTTTATCGCTTTTCACGGTGACGCTCGCGAAGAGTTAAAGCAAGTTCTGCAGAAGCTCAGTCCGTCGCGGCTGGGACGTACCCAGCCTGTGAAGCTGGGGCCAGCGGCGGCACAGAGTAAGCCACCAGCGACTGTCGCGGTTGCCGAACCACCCGAAAACGTGAGTTTGCGCCCTGCAGTCGAGAGAGAAGCCAAGGTACAGGAGGTGCTGACGCGCAACCTCCCGACGTCAACCCCTGGCCAGCCAAGCTCAAGCTCTCCTCAAGGGGCGCCGGACTCGGCGAAGTTGCTCTCGCTCTTGCGCGTGTTCTTCAGCGAGAACGATATTCTTACCCGCGACAGCTTTAAGCGCTTGCTGGAACAATCAAAGAAGACTTGATGAAACAGCTGACTTCAAACGCAAAGGCGCTCGCAGGACTGCGTATTGCAGTCGGTGTGCTGTTTCTCATTTTTGGGGAATACAAAGTCTTTGGAGCGCAGTTTACGACCGGCGGCGGATTTCAATTCTGGATAACCCATTTCCTGCAGGATGGCGCGTATCCCTGGATGGTCCCGGTATTGAGAGATTTTGTCCTGCCACACGCAAGAGCGATCGCTTTCCTGGTTGCGTATGGTGAGTTGGCAATCGGGTTGTCACTGGTATTGGGAATCCTAGTGCGGACTGCCAGCATTTGCGCCTTCATTTATATGCTCACGCTGCTCTTTGCCTCGAATTATCCTGGGCCGAAGGCGGCACCCTGGCAATATTTCGGGGCTTCTTTGGAACACCTGGTGTTGGCACTTTGTTTTGCGGCATTCGCTCTGGGAAATGCTGAGGAAGCGTTTTCGCTACGTGGATACTTGAGGAAGCGCCGTGCAGTGGGTCAGGCGCGAGCGGCCGGTGGCTAGGACAGAGCCCGTTCTAGGCGTCCTGTGTCGCGGCCATGGCCTTTGCGGGGGCTGCTGCAGCCGCGGCCTCCTGGTTCGATGCCGATGGCCCCAAGGTCACTACTGTGCGAACCGGCAACACTTCCATGATGCTCTGGCCCTTCTCTTCGAAGGGTGGCAGCACAGGAAGAGTTTCGGTCAACGGCAACATTCCGATTGATTGATTCCTGCCCGCTTTTTTGGCCTCATACAACGCCCGGTCCGCGACCCGCAGCACGTCGCCATAGGAGACAGCCTCGGGATCGCGGACAATCCACGGGAAGACAGCCCAGCCTATGGAGCAGGTGCGGCCGATCTTCTGTCCACCTTGCAGCTCATACTTTTCTGACCCGACAGCATTAAGGACGCGCGCCGCAAGGGCAGCAGCCTCGTCGCGATTGGTATATCGGGATACCACAAGGAACTCTTCGCCGCCCCAGCGGATGAGGACGTCAGAATGCCGGATGGCTGAGCTGATTCGGCGCGCAATTTGCACCAGCACGCCGTCTCCGAGATCATGACCGTAGCGATCATTGACTTCTTTGAAATGGTCGGCATCAATAAGATAGAAAATCAGGTCACGATTGCGGACGCTGGCGCATCCTGAGTTCGGAGAATACGCTCGAATAACGTGCCGAACATCGCCCTCAATGGTCGTAGTCAGGAACCGCCGGTTCTTGGCTCCGGTGAGCAGATCGGTCAACGAGGCTTCACGCAATTCCTGGTTGGCGTGCGCCAATTCTTTGTCGAGCCGGTACTGCTTCAGGGCGAGTAGTCCTCCCATCAGCATCATGCCGCACAAGGTCAGCATCATGCGGAAGCTCTGCACTCTGCCGGGGGCGTGGCTCATGTATTCAGACCATCCCGCCAGAACCGGCAGAGAAAGGACGGCCCCTGTCGCCAGGCGGGCTCCCCAGACATCACGCTTTCCTTCTCCTTCTTTGATAGGGGCGGTCCTGAATGGGAGATGGTTTCCAACCAGTCCCAGGCCGAAAAACCATGCCATACAAGCTACCAGCGGCACATCGTAGAAACTGCCCGTGTAGTAATGTCCAAAATCAATGGCCACACTGGCGGCAATGGAACTGAAGGCATAAAGCGCACCGGCTCCGAGAAGATGTCCAAAGATGATTTTGGAGTCGCCAACGCTCCTCAGCCAAACGAAACCGGCCATGGCCAGGAAAACTAGATGCTCCATAAGATAGAGAACATCAAAGCTATGGCCGTATAAGGTGGCGTTAGGTGAAACGTACTGCCACGGAATGACCGCAAATAAGTAAAGATAAAGCCACCAGATCAGCAGCAGGGTGAAGTCCAGCGCGCCCAGCCGAGTGCTGTGTTCCTCGCGGTCTACGTGCGGTTGCATGGCCAATGCGCCCATCATGGGTACAAGATGCAGGAAGAGCACCACATCCCCAATGAAGGGATTGGGAACTTCGCGATGCAGGAAAACTTCAAAGTAAGTCCAGAGGGCTTGTACCGAGAGCCACATACCGCAGCCCAGCGTCATCAATCCCCAAAAAAGTCGAGCTTGCCGGTCACCGGACTTTACATTTGCAGCCATCGCCAGCACGGCAGCGAGCAGAAGAATGACTTGCGAAAAATCGCCTAACGCGGTCAGGCGGTAGCTGTGTGGGATGAGTAATGAGAGGACGGCCGAGAGGCACACCAACACCCATGCCCCCAACAGGCAGTACTTCGCTCGTGCAGAGTGACGGACGCCCACAGATTGATTTTAGGGGCAGATGCCGCGCGGCCCATGTTACCAAGGTTACTGTTGGGCGTTCATCGCGCGAGCACCCGGCGAAAACCAGGGGAGCGCGTGAATACTGAAGTAATGGCACAATTGGGGCCGAGGGCGGAAATCCGCTGCGCAGTGTCGTCCCGCGGACGCAACCAGGGGAGACGTTTCTTATGCTTTTTCCTCAGTTACTTCAGTTCACAGATGTCGGACTGCTGTTGTTGAGATTGATGGTGGCGGTGGTCTTCGTCAGCAGTGGATGGAACCACTTGAGAGATTCTGAACGGCGCAGTAAGAGCATCGGCCTGAGCAGAGGCTTGACCCTGGTACTGGGAGCGGTGGAGTTATTGGGAGGACTGGGAGTGGCGTTCGGCTTTCTAACCCAACTCGCCGCGCTAAGTTTAATTATGGTCATGCTGGGCGCGATCTATAAAAAGATGTTTGTTTGGCACATCGGATTCTGGGGTCACAAGGGATCCGGGTGGCACTACGATCTAATGTTTGTGGTTATGAATCTCGTGATTTTATTCACCGACGGGGGACGATTTGTTCTGGTGAAATAGGACGGTCAAGGCGGGCTTGTGTGGGGAGCGACTACGAGGCCTGTGCCTGCTTCGCCGGAATCCAGTAAACCTCTTCTTTTACGCTTTCTTTCCCAAAGCCGACGCGCTGCAGAATACCCTTACCATGCGAGATCATCTCAGGATGACCGCACAGGTATGCGGCGGTATTTTGAGGTGACAAAGCCCAGGAGTCCGCATACTTCCGGATGAGGTCGTCAACGCGCCCTCTCTCACCTTTCCAGTCGGGGTCCTCCCACGGCCGGCTCACCGTCGGTACATAGGTCAACCAGGGAACTTCAGCCGCGATTTTTTCCAGTTCGTCGCGATAGCCGAACTCCCAAGAGCGGCTGGCGCCGTTGAGCAGAAACAATTTGTGCTCACCGGAAAATTTTCCGGCTTTCCAGTCCGCAAAAAGGGTCCGGATGTAGCTGACAAACGGAGCCACACCGGTGACGGTGCACACCAGCAGGTGATTGGAACGGCCGCTCTGGGTGTCGAGAACAAATCTGCCTTTGGGGACCTTTCGCATGAGCAGGGAATCGCCGACCTGGAGTTTGTAAAGGTTTGGCGTGAGCACGCCCTCCGGCACCAGCTCAAAGAAGAACTCCAGCTCATTTTCATAGGGCGACGAGAGGATTGAGTAAGCCCGCTCCAGCCGCTTACTCGAGCTCTCTACCCCTAGCGTGGCATATTGACCAGCAGTGAAGTGAAATTCACCCGCCGGATCTATCCGGATGCTCCATAAATCAGGAGCAATATCAACCCGCGCGGTAATTCTCGGAAGGTAGAATTTGTCGTCGGCGGGGCTCATGCTGCAGACCTTTTACTACCGGCGCCGGTAGAGTGCAAGTGGTCTATGCTACCCCCTTCCGGTGCTCCATTCGAGCGTGATCCCACCCCTCAGATGAGCCGGAAACATCCCAACAAGCAGCCGATTGCCGCGGGAATGCATCCGAGGATATAATTCCCGTGCTGCCCGTCGTCAGGGCTAAAATGCACGGTATGGGAGTCGTCATGGAATGGGAAGCGCCCGCTTTTGAAGAAGTTAGCCTGAGCTGCGAAATCAACTCTTACGTAAACGCGGAACTGTAATCCGCGGATGCGGGTCAAAGTCCTCGGCTCTGCGGCCGGGGGTGGCTTTCCACAGTGGAATTGCGCCTGCTCGAATTGTCACCGTTTAAGGCAGGGTGGTTTTCACGGCAAAGCACGTACCCAGACCCAGGTCGCAGTCAGCAATCACACAGGTACATGGTATTTGCTGGGAGCCTCGGCTGACCTGCGCAGCCAAATCGAGTCCACGTCTGATTTGCATCCCAGAACAGAGTCGCCGCACACTCCCATTGCCGGGGTTGTGCTCACCGGAGGCGATCTGGACCACGTCCTTGGACTCCTTCTACTCCGCGAATTTCAGCCGCTGCATTTGTACGCGACTGCAGGAATTCGTCGCATCCTGACCGAGGACAACAGCGTCTTCAAGCTCCTGCAACGGGTCCCCGAGCAGATCAAATGGCATGACGTTCACCCGGCCACGCCGTTTGAACTTCCCGGAGGCGCTGCCGGGCATGGTTTCCGATGTCATCCGATCGGATTGACCGGCAAATATCCCGCATATGTCACTCCGGAGCGCCAGGCCGTTCTGCTTGCGGAAGAGGCGGTCATCGGCCTCATGATTAACGAAATGACGGCGGATTCGGAAACTCCACCCAAGCGGATATTGTTTGCTCCGTCACTTCCGGGAGTCGGTGCGGAATTGCTGTCCAAGCTCGAGAGCTGCGACGTTATTTTCGTGGATGGCACGTTTTGGAGCGACGATGAATTGGTGCGCACTCGTGGCGCGGGATCCAATGCCCGCGAAATGGGTCATTTGCCGATTTCAGGGCCGGAGGGCAGCCTGCGTTTGCTGGCTTCGCTTAGGCATCCCAGGAAGATATTTATTCACGTGAACAATACCAATCCCATTCTCGATGAGGATAGTGCCGAGCATCGCCAGGTGAGCGAGGCGGGCTGGGAAATTGCGGAAGACGGAATGGAGTTCCAGATTTGAGCGCTACGGCCACTGCGCCACCCATGTCCCAAGCCCAGCTGGTGGCCCGCTTGCGGCAAATCGGTGAAGAACGCTACCACCACAAACATCCCTTTCACCTCTTGATGCACGAGGGAAAGCTGACGCGCGGCCAACTGCAGGCATGGGCGCTGAACCGGTACTGCTACCAAAGTCACATTCCGATCAAAGACGCGATTATCCTGGCGCGCAGCAACGATGCTGGGTTCCGCCGCGTCTGGCGCAAGCGCATCGTAGACCATGACGGCGACGACGGTCGCCCCGGAGGCATAGAAAAATGGCTGCGGCTGGCCGAAGCTACCGGGCTGGATCGTGCGCGGGTGGCGGCGGGAGAAGGCGTGCTCCCCGGGGTGAGATACGCAGTGAACGAATACCTGCGCTGGGTTACGGAGCAGTCCTTCCTGGAAGCGGTGGCCTCTTCTTTGACCGAACTATTTTCGGGATCACTGATCACTCTGCGCGTGGATGCCCTGCGGAAACACTATCCCTGGCTAGCGCACGGGCTCAGCTATTTTGAGGCACGCCTAACCCAGGCCCCTGCGGATGCGGAGTTCGCGTTGCAATGGGTGGTCAGTCACGCGCATACCTTTGCCGAACAGGAGCTGGCGTGCGGCGCGCTTCGCGCCAAATGCGACATTCTTTGGGCGCAGCTTGATGCACTTTACTTTGCCTATGTTCAGCCGGGATGGCCGCCGCCCGGAGCGTTCGTGATCAAGGATGGGGCGTGACGCGACCGCTGCCAACGTCCCGGCCAAAATTGGCCCGCGGGTGCCGGATCAGCGATGCGCCCGGCCAGGGCGCCACGCTGCTCATGCCCGAGGCTGCATTGCGATTGAATGGGCCGGGGCTGCGGATCGTGCAGCGCTGTGACGGGGAGCATACATTCAACCAGATTGTGAGTGAGCTGCAAGCCGAGTTTCGCTCCCCGGAAAGCACAAAAATCGAGGACGATGCGGCTGCGTTTCTCGATCGGTTACACCAACGTCGAGCTGTAGATTATGAGTGATTTGGGCGGCGATGGCGGAGCGCGTCAGATGACGGGCCCACTCGCCTTGATCGCGGAGCTTACCCACAGGTGCCCGCTGAGTTGCGTCTATTGCTCGAACCCCCTGGAGATGAAAGCTCGGGGCGCTGAATTGCCCACCTCAGTGTGGGTGAATGTATTTCAGCAAGCTGCTGAACTCGGTGTTCTGCAGCTTGATCTGACAGGCGGAGAACCCCTGGCGCGGCCGGGTCTGATCGAGCTTGTCGGCGCCGCGCGTGCTGTGCGGCTTTACACCAATCTCATAACCTCGGGGATTGGACTTACGGCAGAGCGCTTGGATGCCCTGATAGCAGCCGGGCTGGACCACATCCAGTTGAGCTTTCAGGATTCAGACGAGAACCTCGCGGACAACATCGCCGGAGCAAAGACCCACAAACACAAAGTTGAAATCGCAGGACGTATTCGCGAGGCGAGTGTGGGATTCACGATCAATGTTGTTGTGCACCGGAAGAATCTGGACCGCCTGGAGGAGATCATTGGCTTCGCGGAAGAGCTGCGTCCGGACCGCCTGGAGATCGCCAATGTGCAGTATTACGGCTGGGCGCTGAAGAACCGTGCCGAATTATTGCCGACCGAAGCGCAGTTGGAAGCTTCTCAGCTCACAGTGAGAGCTGCGCAGCAGCGTCTGCAAGGGCGAATGCGGATTGAATTCGTGACTCCCGATTACTACGCCCGCTATCCCAAGCCCTGCATGGGCGGATGGGGACGGAAAATGATATTGATCAACCCCTCGGGGGATGCGCTGCCATGCCACGCCGCGGCCGTGATTCCCGGGATACATTTCGAAAACGTGCAAGACAAATCGTTGCGCGAGATATGGGAAGAATCAGCAGCTTTTCGTCAATTCCGCGGACAGGGTTGGATGCCGGAACCGTGTCGCAGTTGTGATCGCCGCGAACTGGACTTCGGGGGATGCCGTTGCCAGGCGTTTCTTCTGACGGGAGATGCAAGTGCAACTGATCCCACGTGCTCGCTTGCACCCGCACACGAGATCGTAGTTGCTGCCGTTGCAGAGGCGCACTCGAAGGATAGAAGCGATATTGCAAGTTCGGTCGGGAGGGGTGAGTGGACTTATCGCTCGAATCCCCGTTAGCACGGGCGCTGTTTCGCAGAAGCCAGTAAAAGGAGATACAAAACCAAAAGGCCACCCGGGCAGCCCGGACGGCCTTTTGTTCAAGGGAGAATAGTTCTAACGGAGGCTTTAAGACCGTCAAAACTTTCTGGCGAAATCTTATGGGCCGCTAAAGCAGGGTGTCAAGATTTTTTTCGAGAATAATCGCTCTGTTTTCAGTAACTTACGGCTTGCTCCCTAATACTCACTAGCGACCGCCAAATTCCCACAGAGGCGAGTTCCGGCCTGATAAAGACGAGCTAAAGCCCACTGAATCATACAGTTGGTCAGCTACTCGGCTCACTTTCCCAGCCTCAGGCTGATAATTTCTACGTCTTTGGACCGGTCAAAGATTCGATCTGGGAACAGACGCTTCATGAGCAGCCGGAAGCCTCCGAAGAAGATCCCAGCCACTAGAGAGAATCCGACCAGCATGGCGATCAGAATAAATATTCCGATAATCAGGTTTCCAACGTTGTCGCGTTTGCTCAGGAAGGTATTTTCATTCCAGGTGACGTTCGCGTCGTAATTCACCGAAGCCAGCAAGGACCTGGCATCGCCGGCGGAAATTTGTCCGGTGGTCAGCACCACGATGGGACCGCTGCGCTTGATGCGCGGCTGGCTCTCATGGGAAGTCCCTGGCGAGGAAGCTTCTATGGCGCGCAAGCGCTCGGCCGCAATCTGCGGCGTCGGATAAGAGATGATCATCAGCGTCGCAACGCCATCAGAGGTGGAGTATTTTCCCAGAACCACCTCGGCCCCTTTGCTGAAGTCCACCAGGTTCGCGCTGATGGGCGCGGAGATGGCGTTAAAGCCGATCGGTCCCACGATGTATTTGGCGGAGTTCTGCAGAAGAGATTGCCGTGGCAGATAGTTCACCAGCACGGGCAAATTGCGAGCGCCTCCAACTGGTATGGGAAGGGAGCCCGCCAGTTCCCGCAGTTCGGCAGCCGACATGGCAGTCATGTGATCCAGAACGGCATCGACCAAAATGTTTCCGCGGCAGAACAGCACACGCAAATTAGCCGAGGCTGCTTTGTCGCCGATGGTTTCGTTCAGCATTTCCGGCTGACGATAAAAAGTAAAGGCGCCATAGGCGCCGGTAGCGTCATTGAAACGGGCGGCCTTCACGCGGATGGAGTGATCATCGCGAATGTACTTGGCAGATTCGAAGTCGGTGAAACCGTATTCGCCGAGTAGCGACGAGAACGCGGGGTCTGCTTCGGCCGGATCAGTACTAAGGCGCGGCGCACCCGTAAGCTGCCAGCCAGAAAACTCATTGGGCAGAAATGACCTTGCGGGGGCGCGATTCGGCGCGGCTTGGGCCAGGCGCACAGAGACCAGCAAGGCGGCGCAGAGCGCCACTCCGAAGAACCATTTTGGCAACCTGGAAGACATGAGTGCGAAAGGGGCCAGTGACGAACCCACTACCTTTTAGACTACCTGTGGCCTAAGAAAGTTTCTACTGGGAAGGTTAAGGCGTGTCTTTGGTGACCGTGGGGGCGACCGCAGGGTTGGGCTTCTCCCTGGTGCTGGCCACCTTGATGCCACTCAGCCCTCCGGCATATTGGGCAATTCCACGGTAGAGCGACTCGGCAATCTTCTGGCGATAGCTACCGGCCTGGAGCTTGTGCTCGTCGCTCGGGTTACTGACAAAGGAAACCTCTGCCAGGATGGAAGGCATGTTGGCACCGATGAGCACCACAAATGGGGCCTTCTTTACGCCGCGATTGCGCAGATTCGGACTTTTGCTCACTAATCCAGAGTAGAGGGCGTGTTGTACGTCGAAGGCGAATTCGCGCGATTCTTCGATCTTTTCCTTGAGCGCAATCTTTTTTACCAGATCCTGCAGCTCGTGAACCGACTTCTCGGAGACGGCATTTTCGCGCGCGGCCACCTCGAGGGCATCTGCCGAAGAGGTGAAATTCAGGTAATAAGTTTCGACTCCGCGAGCGTCGGGATCGCGACTGGAATTCGCGTGCACGGAAACGAACAGGTCAGCCTGCTCGCGGTTCGCCACCGCGGTGCGGGTTTCCAGAGGAACAAAAGTATCGTCCTCGCGGGTATATACCACGTCGGCGCCCAGCCGCGTCTCCAGTAGCTTGCCAAGGCGTTGGGCGACATCGAGCACCAGGTCCTTTTCGCGCAGACCGCTGGGTCCGATGGTGCCGGTGTCATGCCCGCCGTGCCCGGGGTCAATCACGATCCTTCCGATCTTCAAACCGAGGGCGCGTATGAGCGAACGGTCGCCGTTGGCGGTGGGACGGGCCTCGCGAGCATCGATCTGGCTGGTGGAGCGTTTCGCGCTACGCGGACCGCCAGTGTAGCCCCTCCCCGTCCCTGTAGCGGGCTCTTGGTCCTCATCAGAGATGATCTTTGCGGGCCGGCTCAGCGCCGGAGGGGCCTTCCCAATCGGCTCGCTTGATTCCTTGGCTACCGGCTGGAGGACAGGCGTGGTTAGCGTAACGGATACATCGTCGTCTTCGGCATCGTGCGGATCGTAGGAGTTGGGGTTGCTCGCCACCAAGGTTCCGGAGGTCTGCGGCTTGCGAGCGGATTTCTGGTGTTCGACGGAAGACGGCTGTCCATGAATATCAATAATCAGGCGATCAGGATTCGGGATAAGGAACGCAGAGTACTTCGCGACATCATCCACTTCAAGGACAATGCGCGATACCCCGGGCTGGTACTCGGCGACCCGAATCTTTTTGAGCAAGCCGTCCCCCACATCAAAGCTCTTGCCCACGAGCACGGCAGCAAGTTGGCTGTTCTTGAGATTGAAGACAATTCGATTGGGGTGATGCAGCCGCTCAGTCGTGTAACTAAGGTCCTTTTCCAGGTCCACGGCGACGCGGATGTAATCCGGAGTTGACCATTGGCGGATGCCAGTAATGCGAGGCAGGTCCTGGTGTGCACCAGGGGTCTCGGCCACGTCAGTTTTCGTGGTCTCTTTTTCGGGAACGTCTACTTTCGGACTCTGAGTTTCGCGTTCTGCTACGGTGATCTGCGATACAGCTTTACGGGCCTGCTCTGCCAGGCGATGGCGGGGATACCGCTGCAAGAACTCCTGAAAAGCGGCCTTGGCGCCCGCCGGATCGTCTAAGTCCTCTTTGTAGATTTGCCCAATGGTAAACAGCGCGTCGAAGCGATAGCGGCTGCCGGGATACTGGCGGCGCAGGAACTCGTATTGGCCAATGGCCGCGTGCGACGACTTCTGGTCTTCAAACTGGCGGCCCATTTCGGCCAAAAGCTCGGCAACGCCAACCACGCCGGCATCTGCTTTTGAGCTGGTCGGGGCCGCGTAGTAAACGCGGCGGTAGGCATCCATTACGCGCCGGTAGTCCTGGCGGGAGCGCTGGCCTGCGGAGCGCCCGTTCAACGCCTCACGCAGGCGCTCTGCGCGGGCAAAAAGAGTCTTACCAGACGTATCTCGGTGGCCGGCAAATGCCGAGGGAGCGGCCACGAAGGTCACGGACAACAAGACCAGGGCAGCGCGCCGGAAGCGGCTTGGCAGGGGAGTCATTAAGTTATGGGCCCGTATTTCCCGTAATGCGAACCTGGTGCGAGAACCTGGACTCTACTAACGCGAGAGTCGAACGTCAGTCAGTGTTGGTCATGGTCAGGACGCCATCCGCATCCCGGTAAACCCGCACCGGGTCGTGGCTGGCTCCGCCGATGAACTGATTGCCCTTTCCGTCAGTACCCCAGTACAGCTGGG from Terriglobales bacterium encodes the following:
- a CDS encoding DoxX family protein, whose amino-acid sequence is MKQLTSNAKALAGLRIAVGVLFLIFGEYKVFGAQFTTGGGFQFWITHFLQDGAYPWMVPVLRDFVLPHARAIAFLVAYGELAIGLSLVLGILVRTASICAFIYMLTLLFASNYPGPKAAPWQYFGASLEHLVLALCFAAFALGNAEEAFSLRGYLRKRRAVGQARAAGG
- a CDS encoding DoxX family protein yields the protein MLFPQLLQFTDVGLLLLRLMVAVVFVSSGWNHLRDSERRSKSIGLSRGLTLVLGAVELLGGLGVAFGFLTQLAALSLIMVMLGAIYKKMFVWHIGFWGHKGSGWHYDLMFVVMNLVILFTDGGRFVLVK
- the pqqB gene encoding pyrroloquinoline quinone biosynthesis protein PqqB, which encodes MRVKVLGSAAGGGFPQWNCACSNCHRLRQGGFHGKARTQTQVAVSNHTGTWYLLGASADLRSQIESTSDLHPRTESPHTPIAGVVLTGGDLDHVLGLLLLREFQPLHLYATAGIRRILTEDNSVFKLLQRVPEQIKWHDVHPATPFELPGGAAGHGFRCHPIGLTGKYPAYVTPERQAVLLAEEAVIGLMINEMTADSETPPKRILFAPSLPGVGAELLSKLESCDVIFVDGTFWSDDELVRTRGAGSNAREMGHLPISGPEGSLRLLASLRHPRKIFIHVNNTNPILDEDSAEHRQVSEAGWEIAEDGMEFQI
- the pqqC gene encoding pyrroloquinoline-quinone synthase PqqC, which gives rise to MSQAQLVARLRQIGEERYHHKHPFHLLMHEGKLTRGQLQAWALNRYCYQSHIPIKDAIILARSNDAGFRRVWRKRIVDHDGDDGRPGGIEKWLRLAEATGLDRARVAAGEGVLPGVRYAVNEYLRWVTEQSFLEAVASSLTELFSGSLITLRVDALRKHYPWLAHGLSYFEARLTQAPADAEFALQWVVSHAHTFAEQELACGALRAKCDILWAQLDALYFAYVQPGWPPPGAFVIKDGA
- a CDS encoding GGDEF domain-containing protein, whose amino-acid sequence is MLVCLSAVLSLLIPHSYRLTALGDFSQVILLLAAVLAMAANVKSGDRQARLFWGLMTLGCGMWLSVQALWTYFEVFLHREVPNPFIGDVVLFLHLVPMMGALAMQPHVDREEHSTRLGALDFTLLLIWWLYLYLFAVIPWQYVSPNATLYGHSFDVLYLMEHLVFLAMAGFVWLRSVGDSKIIFGHLLGAGALYAFSSIAASVAIDFGHYYTGSFYDVPLVACMAWFFGLGLVGNHLPFRTAPIKEGEGKRDVWGARLATGAVLSLPVLAGWSEYMSHAPGRVQSFRMMLTLCGMMLMGGLLALKQYRLDKELAHANQELREASLTDLLTGAKNRRFLTTTIEGDVRHVIRAYSPNSGCASVRNRDLIFYLIDADHFKEVNDRYGHDLGDGVLVQIARRISSAIRHSDVLIRWGGEEFLVVSRYTNRDEAAALAARVLNAVGSEKYELQGGQKIGRTCSIGWAVFPWIVRDPEAVSYGDVLRVADRALYEAKKAGRNQSIGMLPLTETLPVLPPFEEKGQSIMEVLPVRTVVTLGPSASNQEAAAAAAPAKAMAATQDA
- a CDS encoding ferredoxin--NADP reductase, whose protein sequence is MSPADDKFYLPRITARVDIAPDLWSIRIDPAGEFHFTAGQYATLGVESSSKRLERAYSILSSPYENELEFFFELVPEGVLTPNLYKLQVGDSLLMRKVPKGRFVLDTQSGRSNHLLVCTVTGVAPFVSYIRTLFADWKAGKFSGEHKLFLLNGASRSWEFGYRDELEKIAAEVPWLTYVPTVSRPWEDPDWKGERGRVDDLIRKYADSWALSPQNTAAYLCGHPEMISHGKGILQRVGFGKESVKEEVYWIPAKQAQAS
- a CDS encoding PilZ domain-containing protein; the protein is MAPELEQTAIHQGAPVKVWGIGSDGKPFNVNVVANELSFHGARLDGIDCIKTSGDAIWVQYESQKARFRVIWVSKSSPKSQVGIRPVEPEKCIWPEQLWAVKRDESYIGVLTSSDTPQRERRQYVRYRSAGDVGFRTPGAERYIWGKLGEISLGGCYVEVSTPVAVGTVLEISLRVGDKEMAFNGEVRMSVASLGMGLEFIAFHGDAREELKQVLQKLSPSRLGRTQPVKLGPAAAQSKPPATVAVAEPPENVSLRPAVEREAKVQEVLTRNLPTSTPGQPSSSSPQGAPDSAKLLSLLRVFFSENDILTRDSFKRLLEQSKKT
- the pqqE gene encoding pyrroloquinoline quinone biosynthesis protein PqqE; translation: MSDLGGDGGARQMTGPLALIAELTHRCPLSCVYCSNPLEMKARGAELPTSVWVNVFQQAAELGVLQLDLTGGEPLARPGLIELVGAARAVRLYTNLITSGIGLTAERLDALIAAGLDHIQLSFQDSDENLADNIAGAKTHKHKVEIAGRIREASVGFTINVVVHRKNLDRLEEIIGFAEELRPDRLEIANVQYYGWALKNRAELLPTEAQLEASQLTVRAAQQRLQGRMRIEFVTPDYYARYPKPCMGGWGRKMILINPSGDALPCHAAAVIPGIHFENVQDKSLREIWEESAAFRQFRGQGWMPEPCRSCDRRELDFGGCRCQAFLLTGDASATDPTCSLAPAHEIVVAAVAEAHSKDRSDIASSVGRGEWTYRSNPR
- the pqqD gene encoding pyrroloquinoline quinone biosynthesis peptide chaperone PqqD; translation: MTRPLPTSRPKLARGCRISDAPGQGATLLMPEAALRLNGPGLRIVQRCDGEHTFNQIVSELQAEFRSPESTKIEDDAAAFLDRLHQRRAVDYE